In one window of Sphaeramia orbicularis unplaced genomic scaffold, fSphaOr1.1, whole genome shotgun sequence DNA:
- the gal3st2 gene encoding galactose-3-O-sulfotransferase 2: MLWSSSRRWVREQPVSSGTGCVRRVLCTRRHSLWILLILLLVCIAFQTFVARQARTDKVPGLPHLGFTVNQQQNLWGGLGVQNLWGGLGVQNPRSLHTETASRVHIQTVDNRHMSNGHQTDYLVTGSSQETRSIPAFEPQHQNQLSLDSTFRTDPPAEPEPQPQPPHSPSPSRSPRVHLDSTFRTEPPAEPEPQPQPPHSPSPSRSPSVHLDSTFRTDPPAEPEPQPPHSPSPSRSPSVHQGDTCRPQSHIVFLKTHKTASSTILNILYRYGESRNRTFALPLNKHSQLFYPFFFTSHFVEGINSRSVQEFHIMCNHMRFRKSEVEKVMPGDSFYFSILRNPVAMMESIFIYYKSIPAFQKTPSLNDFLNDCWTHYNSSVPNNHYAHNILAFDFGFNNDVTADSEDLEERVSRAIGTIERDFHLILISEYFDESMILLRRALCWSLEDIVSFKLNSRSEQTRRQLSPETAEMIKRWNALDWRIYLHFNSTFWHKVDTLIGREQMKKDVTELRELQTKLANTCLKDGGAVDPSKIKDTGLKPFQYGAAIIQGYNLNTDIDEDTKTRCQRLVTPELQYTDRLYTQQFPELSAKQRQATRMNRQRSDRPQAMSPGWPQNRRIIRRKYMILKSQSGLSTHNAHNKTSIP, translated from the exons GACTGATAAAGTGCCAGGACTTCCACATCTGGGCTTCACTGTGAACCAGCAGCAGAACCTGTGGGGGGGGTTGGGTGTCCAGAACCTGTGGGGGGGGTTGGGCGTCCAGAACCCCAGGTCACTGCACACAGAGACGGCGTCCCGTGTCCACATCCAGACCGTGGACAACAGACACATGTCCAACGGACACCAAACGGACTACCTAGTCACCGGTTCCTCCCAGGAGACCAGAAGCATTCCAGCCTTTGAGCCCCAACACCAGAACCAGCTGAGCCTGGACTCTACCTTCAGGACAGATCCACCTGCTGAACCTGAACCCCAGCCCCAGCCCCCCCACAGCCCCAGTCCATCCAGGTCCCCCAGAGTCCACCTGGACTCTACCTTCAGGACAGAGCCACCTGCTGAACCTGAACCCCAGCCCCAGCCCCCCCACAGCCCCAGTCCATCCAGGTCCCCCAGCGTCCACCTGGACTCTACCTTCAGGACAGATCCACCTGCTGAACCTGAACCCCAGCCCCCCCACAGCCCCAGTCCATCCAGGTCCCCCAGCGTCCACCAGGGGGACACCTGCCGGCCGCAGTCTCACATCGTCTTCCTGAAGACACACAAAACGGCCAGCAGCACCATCCTCAACATCCTGTACCGCTACGGTGAGAGCCGGAACCGCACCTTCGCCCTCCCCCTGAACAAACACAGTCAGCTGTTCTACCCGTTCTTTTTCACCTCCCACTTCGTGGAGGGCATCAACAGCCGCAGCGTCCAGGAGTTCCACATCATGTGCAACCACATGAGGTTTAGAAAATCTGAG GTGGAGAAGGTGATGCCTGGGGATTCCTTCTACTTTTCCATCCTGAGGAATCCTGTGGCCATGATGGAGTCCATCTTCATCTACTATAAGAGCATTCCTGCCTTCCAAAAGACCCCCAGCTTGAACGACTTCCTAAACGACTGCTGGACTCACTACAACTCCTCGGTCCCCAACAACCACTACGCTCACAACATCTTGGCTTTTGATTTCGGTTTCAACAACGACGTCACGGCTGACTCCGAAGACCTGGAGGAAAGAGTGAGCAGGGCCATTGGCACCATCGAACGAGACTTCCATCTCATTCTTATTTCAGAATACTTTGACGAGTCTATGATCTTGCTCAGACGCGCCCTCTGCTGGTCTCTGGAAGACATCGTGTCCTTTAAGCTCAACAGTCGCAGTGAGCAAACTCGTCGCCAACTTTCACCAGAAACTGCAGAGATGATCAAGAGGTGGAACGCCTTAGATTGGAGGATATACCTGCACTTTAACTCCACCTTCTGGCACAAAGTTGACACACTGATTGGGCGTGAGCAGATGAAGAAGGATGTGACTGAGTTGAGAGAACTACAGACCAAGCTAGCAAACACCTGCCTCAAAGACGGTGGGGCGGTTGACCCGTCCAAGATAAAGGACACGGGGTTAAAACCTTTCCAGTATGGAGCAGCGATCATTCAGGGCTACAACCTCAACACAGACATAGATGAAGACACCAAGACTCGATGTCAGAGACTGGTAACACCAGAGCTTCAGTACACAGACCGTCTGTACACTCAGCAGTTCCCTGAGCTTTCTGCCAAGCAACGACAAGCAACCAGGATGAACCGGCAGCGCTCAGACCGACCACAGGCCATGAGCCCGGGTTGGCCTCAAAACAGGCGCATCATCAGACGCAAATATATGATCCTCAAGAGCCAGAGTGGCCTTTCAACCCACAACGCACACAATAAAACAAGTATTCCATGA